One genomic window of Hirundo rustica isolate bHirRus1 chromosome 35, bHirRus1.pri.v3, whole genome shotgun sequence includes the following:
- the LOC120764690 gene encoding chymotrypsin-like elastase family member 1 codes for MLQLVLLAALALCGRCSEPDVEQMQRVVGGTEARSHAWPYQISLQYYSGGSWHHTCGGSLIQRNWVMTAAHCVNNNMNYRVVAGEHNLNANEGSEQIFGVSRIVVHPYWNSNNVAAGYDIALFRLNGYATLNSAVQLAVLPQEGTILPNNYPCYITGWGLTRSNGQLSSVLLQAYLPVVDYQTCSSPSYWGSTVKNTMVCAGGDGVRSGCQGDSGGPLHCAVNGQYQVHGVTSFVSSQGCNVYRKPTVFTRVSAYVSWINSVVAQN; via the exons ATGCTGCAGCTCGTGCTCCTCGCCGCCCTGGCCCTGTGCG gcCGCTGCTCCGAGCCCGATGTCGAGCAGATGCAGCGGGTGGTCGGCGGCACCGAGGCTCGCTCGCACGCCTGGCCCTACCAG ATCTCCCTCCAGTATTACTCCGGCGGCAGCTGGCACCACACCTGCGGGGGCTCCCTCATCCAGAGGAACTGGGTGATGACCGCCGCGCACTGCGTCAACAA TAACATGAACTACCGTGTGGTGGCCGGCGAGCACAACCTCAACGCCAACGAGGGCAGCGAGCAGATCTTCGGCGTCAGCAGGATCGTCGTGCACCCCTACTGGAACAGCAACAACGTGGCCGCGGG CTACGACATCGCCCTGTTCCGCCTCAACGGCTACGCCACCCTGAACAGCGCCGTGCAGCTGGCCGTGCTGCCCCAGGAGGGCACCATCCTGCCCAACAACTACCCCTGCTACATCACGGGCTGGGGCCTGACCCGCA GCAACGGGCAGCTGTCCAGCGTCCTGCTGCAGGCCTACCTGCCCGTCGTGGACTACCAGACCTGCTCCAGCCCGTCCTACTGGGGCTCCACCGTCAAGAACACCATGGTGTGCGCCGGCGGCGACGGCGTGCGCTCCGGCTGCCAG GGCGATTCCGGCGGTCCCCTGCACTGCGCCGTCAACGGCCAGTACCAGGTGCACGGCGTCACCAGCTTCGtgtccagccagggctgcaacGTCTACCGCAAGCCCACCGTCTTCACCCGCGTCTCCGCCTACGTCTCCTGGATCAACAGC GTGGTCGCCCAGAACTGA